The following is a genomic window from Peromyscus leucopus breed LL Stock chromosome 12, UCI_PerLeu_2.1, whole genome shotgun sequence.
TCTCCCTGTAAacaaaaaatgaaggagaaagttATATCATCCCATTGCCATCTTTTTAGCATGTAAATAACCCCAAGTTGTCCCACTTACAGACACTTGCTATTTGATAAACGTATCAGAATAGAGTGTTAAAATGCACAGCTCATCACATCTGTAAAACTGTCATGCATGAGATGTCAGTACTTCTGTATTGATACAAGGAGGTGAAAATACTGTCTCTCAAATGCTGTCTCTCTCTTGCAGACCTGACAAAGACATGATTCCAGTTTCATTAAATAATAGAGTTAATATCATAATCTTAAGACTTATCCCCAACTGgttaattaaaactgaaaaatagaaaCTGTGGAAGTGAGAAAGTTAAGGAAACAAGAATAAGAATATGGAGAAAGGCACATTCAAACATAATTTGAGGGAATGTAAATTGACACAATTTGACTGatctattaataataaaaatacattccaACTGGCAGGACCATTACTCTCAAAAAATTATCTCACTATGTGCTCAAAGAATGCAGAGATTATCCACAAGAAACATTCTACTTGGTATTGTTTAataccacacacaaaacaaaatctaaatgCCCATCCAAGGGCCATGATTAATTAAATTACAATATAAtcatacaatggaattttacatAGACATTAAAAAGAATGAGGTAGTTTTGCTTATGCTGTTATAAAAAGGTTTCCAAGACTCACATTATTAACTTTTGTAAGTCCAGCATTCCAGTATGTTTTGACAAGGAGCGGTCTTGACAAggtgatgtgtgcatgtatacacatacgtAAGTaaacataaatgcatacatataccaTAGCTATGTCATATACAGAGAAACAATTTTGGAAGAATTCATAAGAAACTCTTTAGTAATGATTGTTCCTTCTGCAGTTATTTCTTGAGGAAACTCAGTTTTCATCACACTATATTGCACAATGTGATATTGTATAATAACCTTGTGCTTTCTTTGTAATAATTACATCAGTTCTTCAAAGAACTAACTGGTAGCAGCAGAGATTCCAAGCCTCCAACCATAGAAGAATACAAATGCAAATCCATTAGAACATTTGTGCTTTCAAAGAACTTTTGAAGAGCAAGTTTCCAAGCAATCCTTCCATTGTAGAATTTTAAGGAAAGCAAAACAGTAATTATGGTGTCTCTTGATTCATTTTTCTTGGTTCTAGATTCCAGTGGCTGATAAAGCAAGCCAGTCCGTGCCATTGACTTCACCTTGTGGCATCGAGCATGCCTCCTCCACCTTGGTCACAGTATCATAGAGTGGATTGCTCTTCTCCGTGTAGCTGGCGTAAGGCTGCATGTCATCCTTGGGAAAAGCTCAAAGTCAAAATCCATTCAAAAGAGCCAGAAATTATTACCCAAATAACCCATTTTTCTACCGTTTTAGCATCTACTAGCAATGCTTATACATGTGTCTCTGACTTACATGAACAGAAGAACAAGGCTTTGTTCTAATAGTCTATCAAAACACATTTGttgattatttatattttgggtGACACAGCTGTTGGGTGACATAGAAATGTAGAGGGATGTGGTGATGTGAGAAGTACTTCAAATGGATGAATCAAAGACAATAAGGAGTTGGTTGTAGGAGACTAAGGGGCAAGGTGTTTTAAGTTTGGATAAGAGAAAAATGATGGTGGTGCTGAAAAGGGGAAGTCGAGAATTAGACACAAGTTCCTCGAGAAGGAAACACCCACTTGATTTCCCCAGAGATTACAGTCCAAATAGGGCAAAAGTGACGAAGATACAATTTATCAGGTGAAAAGGTGTATCTGAGTAGCATATACATAGTATTTGATGGGTAATTAGTGAACTAAGTGTGTCTGACTACTAACAGTGTAAAATCAGCATTGTTTAGTTCAACTAGAACATGAATATTAATGCAAATTACAGTTGCTAGATTTCAGACCATGTAGCTTTAAAGTTTACAAATATCCTTTAATTTATCTTACCTCCTCAACAACTGTAGAAGCTCCTGGTCTTGTCCATTtacattttctaaaaaataacataaaaatctgGAGTGAATGCAGGCAGCATCATTGTTCAGGATAAACAGTTGTAGTACCAAAATACTCTGATAACTATCATGTAAGTCTCAGTAAATCAAAAATGAACTACCAGAAATGAATGGAATACACTGATTTGCAGTTACTACAACAGTAAGAAAATTCTGGCTCTTAGGTAGAAAAGCAAAATCTTGAGATAGGAGCTTCATGCAATAAAATATATGTGACTCAATCTCTTTGttacatgaaaataattattgtagctattttctcaaaataaaaaaaatagcatgcCCAGCTTCTCAGCCCTTACTGACTTAATTCATGGTGCCTACACACCTGAGCAACTCATTAAACACTGTCACCAAGCAAAGTGTTCCAGCCTAACACTTCATGCATCCCTTTTGCTTATGAGAACATGGTTGTTACTCCCCAATGGACCCGTCAGCCCCACATTTCTCAGCCTTTTCTAGTCCAATgagattgaagaaaaaaattgtcagTTAATACCTGAAGTCACtgattttcaaaagccaaatgcATCCTATGATgatcaaaacaataataatagtagtacATGGGATGATGTACAGAATATAAGATTGTGATGCTTTGCCACCTGTAATGACAGACAGGAAATGTTAATGTTCAAAGGTAATAAATCCTGATAGTAGGATATTTTTCATTGATGAAACGGAAGACttcatgtctggtactgaaaCATGCTCAAAAGCAGGTGGTCAGGAAGATCATGAGCCCTGGGGTGAGGGAGAGCCTACTGTTGCTTTGCTAAATAGACATGGTGTTAtgctgtcttctaaatatttattttatactcagAGATTGATGCTGCTTTTGATCTTGGTCATAGAAACTTCTGTTTGCAATGGGTAATGGTTAATGCAGGGACCCATAACTGCTCAAGGTTGTGAGAATAAATCAAAGTTAAATGGAATGTTCAGTCCCAAACACTGTATCTCTATCACTGCATCCTAGGTCCAGGGAACAtagaggaagaggggcagaaagaaggtaagagccagaggatgggaaggagtgtTGCAAAACACTGTCCTCCTGGCATAAAATGGGTGTTGAACTCAGCAGCAGTGGCTACATGTACAAGAGCTGTATGAGACTGAACTCTTCAACATTCCACCACTGATGGGGGAGAGGTCATAAGTTGTTCAACTACATAATTCCCCATCCACCCTCATGCAAGCAACCTGAATTAACATAATGtgccacacacaccaaaagaaaaaatgaaagaagtagaaaagagcatgctgggaaaggAGGTTCAATAGAAGGAAATAAGAAGGGGTAATGGGAGGAATATGAACAAagtaatatacatacatgcatatatatatatatatatatcataaaataataaattgtaagaagaaaaactttaaaatgtgtttcataaCTTTCAGAGACAAAATAAAAGTCAATCCCTTTATTGattcaaaaagggaaaaaaataagagatgtctttaaggaaaaaaaatgatgtagGACATTCTTCTGTTACTTGCTGTCTTTGCAGTATACTAAGCCACCCTGtttcttcagaaagaaaaaggaagggactGGCAGATTACCCAGTAAGTCAGAATATTttgaataatattcataattttataGCTGTGAATGACAAGCCATGGTGTGCAAAGACTTTGCTCCTAACTGCCATATTGTATTCTGCAACTCAATAGAAAGCAGGGGAGGTTCTCATTTTATCATTGTATCATTGAGCTTCAAATGTACACATAATTTCCAATAAATACTGGCTTCAGAAGACAAGACGAAATGAGCAGGGAAACCTGGCTCTCACTTTGGTCAACTGCGAGAAAAAGGGAAatcaggaagagaagaaacaccAACACCATGAACATTAATGTATTGTATCAATAATCTGAGCATTAAAGTCTACACATCATAGAAGTACGAAAATATTTTATGGTGAACCTAATAACAGGGCATTTAGGGAAGTACAGACAAGAAGTACTTAGTACTGGCAATTCTTCCCACTTGATACAAAGTTACAAAATACCTCTCCAGCACAACAATGCATTTCTTAGCTGTAGAGCAATGTCCAAGCGAACAGCTCAAATTGTCTTCCCTGTGTCTGGTTATTCATTATCTACTACTTGAAGAATAAGTTAAATGCCAGTTCCCTCATAAGGAAGAAACAGatcctctgtaatcccagcactcaggcagcagaCAAAGCAGAccatgaatttaaggccagtcttggctacaaaGATAGATCTGATCTAAtctcagaagaagaaagtgataaagagtaaaaaagaaacagagatagaTGGGCCTGtggatagctcagctggtaaaagcaTTCGCTGTCAAGCCTGAGGATTAGAGTTCTATTCCATATGGTAGAaggacaagttgtcctctggcctctatgtactTTCTATGGCACATgcacaaactaaataaataaataaataaataaataaataaataaataaatacatatatacatacatacatacataaatacatacatacatacattaataaatacaacataaatacatacataaataaatacattaataaatacataaatacatacataaataaacacataaataaacacataaatacatacataaataaacacataaatacatacataaataaacacataaatacatacataaatacataatacataaatacataaataaatacataatacataaatacataaataaatacataaataaataaaggcaaaaagTTAAAGAGGTGAGTATGTTAACTatcaattattctttttttttttttaaggatgctCACCTTGATTCAGTTCTATGGACCGAGTCTGGTTGCCAGTCAAATGGGAGACAAAGCAGAACACAGCAGATACATTGCTCTGCTCCCACTGGCATGTGCTCCTGACAGTCACGGTGCCATTGCTGTGTGATTCGTTCTTTGTTTTACAGTCCCCATCTGGAGTCCAGGAGATCTGAGCAGCCGGCTTGCCTGCAGTCGCCTCACAAACTGCAGTTCTATTTTTCCCTGGAGACAGGGTAACTGCAGGAGGGACTGTGGAGATAGAATGGAAAAAAGGATTCAGTCTGGTCACAAATTACAAAGACATTTGTTTCTATCTAAAATCTGGTGACCTGAAATACCACAATGTGTGACACTGTTGCTTACCTAGAACTTGGAGGTCATGTCTATTTTGGAAATTCCCATTAGATGTTGCTATAATACATGAATAGTGCCCATCATGATCGAGGGCCACTGCATTGATCTGAAGAACAGGACTCTGGCCAGGTGTGGAGGCccaggtgattctcctgtctgtaCAGTTGGTTTCATTGGTCTCCTTGGTTTCTACTTTGAAGGATATTATGCAGGGAGGCTGGTCTCTTGTGGTTATTTCCCATGTTATTAGTACTGCTTTTGTCAGTGGAATATCAGGGCAGCACAGCCGAGCCTTTGTACCCATCTGCACAGACACTCGAGTGTtaactggacacacacacaaagagaacaaGAGGAAATCTGTGTTAATCCAACCACAGCAGCGTGTATGAAGTTACACTAGAGCATTGGTTGGCTAATGAGTGTATCCCacaaatgtttgatttttctcaCATTTCTTGTTTCTATATGTTCAATCTATCAGAATTAAATACATCATTCACCTTCTAAAGTAAAAATTCAAGGCCTGTGGGTTACATATATTTTGTACAATAAAACCTCACACTGCCTGTACACTGACTTAAAGAGTCCATGACGGACATGCATTTGCTGAGTGATGATTACTCAACAAAATTATCTGTTACAATCACCTGGGACAAAAGGTCAATATAACAGGAGCCGAAATTGCTGTGAATAAGCCTTGCTTCTGATCAACATTGTATTAAGTATTTCAACTATCCTATTTCTATGTCACTTGCCTCTTTGGGATCCTTAAGTTCTCACAAATCACATCCAAATAAAAGTCATCTAATTAGATGATGAAAAAAGTTCTTCAACACAGACATGGGAGGGTGCTAAACCCATAGCCATTTTTACTCTAAGACAGCTAAGGTTTAGAGGCAATAATTCAGGGTCCCTCGTACCATAACCCTCACATCACCAGATTCTTCCATTTATCCTGAATCTGTCCATCAGACAAACCATTAGTTACTGTTTCTAAGCAAGGTCAGTTCTCCATTCCCACAGTGCTATCCACAAGATAAAGAAGAGTAGTACCTTCTGGCAAAGGTGATGAACTGTTCTGTGCCGTTTGATTCCCATTCATACAACTTGActctagaaaatatttaaataagagtatttaaaaatttagacgaTTTTAAGATATTAATtccaagggttttttttgttgtttttgttttttgtttttttggtttttcgagacagggtttctctgtgtagctttgtgcctttcctggaactcacttggtagtccaggctggcctcgaactcacagagatccgcctggctctgcctcccgagtgctgggattaaaggcgtgcgccaccaccgcccagctaattcCAAGTTTTATCATCACTGATATGTCAACATcttgaaaattacatttataagatattaattaattaattaatccccACTTATGAGTGACCTTATTTTGTCAAATAGTTTGTAGGGTagccctgcctttcttcttccagcCCCTTGGCAGGTCCAGTGTAGGCATACCACATGAGCTGACTTGATTAAACTCCTTTCTCCAGATACCATACCCCTAGTTAAAGACATTTGGTCCAGTAATAATGAACACTTCacacagacaaagaaacagagccagtctTGAGAACTGTAGAAACAGAAGCACAAAGAGttcaccctctctctttcttcctactTTCTAC
Proteins encoded in this region:
- the LOC114694962 gene encoding cell surface glycoprotein CD200 receptor 1-like, whose amino-acid sequence is MSWKLSRSICFLCKASGHCTGNLLLCQVPEKFLLFQVTNQTKEGAERKGVLPADGLRGATTQKPAGERREPGHGHCCSPTCEEKTYRVSGRRQKPEMSCFWRTSDLAVLLIWGVFVAESSCMNGNQTAQNSSSPLPEVNTRVSVQMGTKARLCCPDIPLTKAVLITWEITTRDQPPCIISFKVETKETNETNCTDRRITWASTPGQSPVLQINAVALDHDGHYSCIIATSNGNFQNRHDLQVLVPPAVTLSPGKNRTAVCEATAGKPAAQISWTPDGDCKTKNESHSNGTVTVRSTCQWEQSNVSAVFCFVSHLTGNQTRSIELNQGGKASQSYILYIIPCTTIIIVLIIIGCIWLLKISDFRKCKWTRPGASTVVEEDDMQPYASYTEKSNPLYDTVTKVEEACSMPQGEVNGTDWLALSATGI